The DNA region TGAGCTAGAGGACTATAACAAATACAACCTGTACCCTCTTTGCTTAGAATATCAAGAAGTCCCTCTTCACACCAACGTTCAAACATATTATATCTTATTTGATTAACAAGGCAAGGAACTTTCATTTCTTTTAATAATTTTATAGCTTTTTCTGCCTCTTCTTTTTTATAATTTGATATTCCTACATAAAGAGCTTTTCCTTGTCTTACAATATCAGCCAAAGTTTGCATTGTTTCTTCCAAAGGTGTATCTGGATCAGGTCTATGATGATAAAATATATCTACATAATCAAGTCCCATTCTTTTTAAACTTTGGTCAAGACTAGCCATTAGATATTTTCTTGAACCTCCATTTCCATAAGGTCCTGCCCACATATCATATCCTGCCTTTGTTGATATTATCATTTCATCTCTATATTGACTTAGATCACTTTTCAATATTCTACCAAAATTTTCTTCAGCAGAACCATCAGCAGGTCTTCCATAATTGTTAGCTAAGTCAAAATGAGTTATCCCTAAATCAAAAGCCTTAAAGATTTTCTTTTTTTGCAAATCAATAGGAGTTTCCTCTCCAAAATTTTGCCACAATCCTAGAGAAAGAATTGGAAGATAAAGTCCAGAATTTCCACATTTTTTATAAATCATATCATTATATCTTTTTTCATCAGCAATATATTTCATTTTTCTCTCCTCCTATTAAAATATAGTAGTTTAACTCTTATATAGCTATTATAACACATAAAAATATTTTTATAAAATAAAAAGTCACCCTAAAGTGACTTTCATTTTTATCTTAAAAATCTTCTATAATCTTGATTAGTAAAATGTGGAGCTCCTTTTTTATATTTAAAAATATGTTTTTGGTTAACCACTTTTATATCAGCACTAATAATTCCTGTTTTTAAAGATGCTATCTTTTGAAAAGCTCCTCTGCTTAAATCCAAATCTCTTCCATATTTTTTACTGAAAGAACCAGTATCAGTTACTACCACTTTTACAGATTTTCCATTATCTCTGTTTGTTACTTTTAAAACAGTTCCGAATGGATAACGATTTGATGCACAAGTCAAATCATTAGAATCAAAAATATATCCACTAGAAGTTACTTTTCCTTCAAAACCTCTTCCGTACCAACTTACAGTTCTAGCAAAAATTATATTGGATATTAGAAACATAAAAAATATAATTTTTCTCACAAATCTTCTCCTTCTTTTCTTATTTTTTATTTATTATCAATGTATTATATCAAAAAATCCACTTTTTGTAAAATATTTTTTTGATTAATAAATTGACTATTTAGTATAAAAATGATATACTATTTATGTTACAAAAATGACCGATTGGTCATTTTAATATATTTGGAGGTAAATTTATGAAAAAAACTCTTATGCTTTTAGGACTTGGAGCTATTCTTGCTCAAGCATCTTTTGCTAGCAGTATCGGAGTTGGTTACGGAGTAGCTGACCCTGTTTTTAAAAACGATGAAAAAGGATATTTTTTACCATTTGTAGATTATGAATACAATGGATTTTTTGTAGAAGGTGGTTCAGCGTCTGGACTATCTTTCGGATATAAATTATTTGAGGCAGACAACTATAAATTCACTGTTTACGGAGTACCTTTCGGTGGATATAAAGTAGAAGCTGGAGATATGGATCCAGGTTATAAAGGAATCGACGACAGAGATACTCAATTTATGGGAGGAGCAGAACTTTCTTATACTTTCCTACCATATGAAATCACTTCTGAAATCGCTATTGAATATGGAAAAGAAGGTGGAACTGCTAGTTTCACATTAAAGAAACCTTATTATGTAACTTCAAAATTAACTCTTGTTCCTTCAGTAAACTATACTTTCTATAATGAAGACTTTTCTGATTACTACTTCGGTGTAGACCAACACGAAGCTAACAGATGTTCAGCTATAAAATACGCTTATGATGGAAAAGCTGGTTCAAGCTATGGTGTAGGAGTATTAGGAGATTACAGATTCTCTAACAATATGTCTTTCGTTGGATTTGCAGGAGTAACAAAATTATCTGATGACTTATCAAACTCTCCTATAGTTGATAACGATGTTATCTCTATATTTGGTGGAGGAGTTGTTTATTCATTCTAGGATTCTTCGTGAATGTCATAAATTTTAAAAAAGAGGTAGCATTTTTGCTATCTCTTTTTCCTTTTTAAACTATTAGTTTTCTATGTTTTACTTCTTTTTTATTTTTTACAGCAAGTATCTCTGCTAAAATCTCCACAGCTATCTCATATGGTGTACCATTTGAAAAATCCAATCCTATCGGAGAGAAAAATCTTTCTTCTGGGATTTCTATTCCCTCTTCTATAAGTTTTTTTCTTGTTTCTAAGACTTTGTTTTTACTTCCTACCATTCCAATATATCTAAATTCTTTTTTAAAAATATTTTTTAATGCTACAAAATCTGATTTATGCCCTTTGGTTACCACTACAAAATATGTATCTGGATTCTCTGGAAGATTTTTTATTAAAGTTTCAATATCTCCAACTGTAACTCCCTCTATGTTTTCATCTCTATCATCAAAAACTACAACTTCAAAAGGAGAATCTTTTAATATACTCATAAGATTTCTTCCAATATGTCCAGCTCCTACTATAACTATCCTATCATTTGGTTTAAAAGTTTTTATATATCCTTTGACACTTCCACCACAACTCATATCAATAGCATTTTGTCCGTTTCCATTTAAGTCAAATTCAAAATATTTATTCTCATTTTTTTCAATACATTGTCTAGCTAGTTCTATAACTTTAAATTCGATTAACCCTCCACCAACTGTACCGATTATTTCATCTTTTGTAACTCCCATAATAGTTCCAGCTTTTCTCGGAGTAGCTCCACTTGATTCTATTAAAGTTACAAGTGCCACCGATTGATTTTTTTCTATTTTATCATAAAGAGTTTTCAATATAAGTGTTTCCATTTTTCTTTTCTCTCTCCTCTTTTAGTCTAAACATTATAGCTCTAAGAACTGCTCCTCCCAGTGAACGAGCTTTATCTGATATTGTAAAACAATTATTTTTTTCTTCAGTTCTTGGGTCAATATCTCCAATCTTCATATTTTCTGTAACTTCATAACCCTCTCTTATTATTCCTCTTAAAACTCCAGAAATTTTTCCTCTTATTTCTACATCTCCGACATATCCAATAATCTCATCTTTTTGGACTGTATCCCCTATTTTTTTTACTGAAGAAAATCTTCCGTTAGCTTTAGAATAAATAACTCTATCTTTTGAAACCCCTTTTATTTCTCCAGGGATTCCTGTATTTTTCATAGCTCTGCCACTTGTTATAATTCTTCCAAGATTATGACCTCTCATTGTTTCAATAACTATATCCACATCTTTTCCTGCCTCGAAACCATCTCCAAGAGCAACAGTTATAGGTGCCATCTCTTTTGTTGTTCCAAGATTTTTTTTGGCTATTATACTATCAACTACAACATCTGGTTTGATTTTTTTTATAATCTCCCCTTTCTCATCAACCATTATTGGAATAATTTTTTCGCTCCAACATTTTTCTATCTCATTTTCATTTTCCACTTTTTTACAAATTATATTTTCAACTTTGACAACTCCATCATAAATCGCCTCAGAAAAACATACACTTCTTCTTATTGAACTAGGTTTTTCTATATCTAATATTAGTATTTTAAATCCAGATTGATAAAGAACTTCTGCAACTCCTGTTGCTAAATCTCCACCACCTCTAATAACAACTTTCATTTTATCCCTTTCTTTATTTTGACTTCAAGTATTCAATTAAATTTGTTGATTTTTCTAATTCAATAGTTTTTATATAATCTTCCATATATTCCCAATTTGGATCTCCTTTTTCATTTATTGGTAATAATAATTTTCCTTTTTTTAATCTATTGCCATTAAATAAATACCCATAAGAAGCTTTTTCTTTATTTGCTTTCTCAATAGCAGTTATTATAAATTTAGAGTTATACTTATTTAAAAACTTTGAATATAATAAATTTACACTTGCTCCACTATAACCTCTTCCTATAAAATCATAAATATGATAAAAACATTTCACATTTATCGGATCTACTGATATACAATTTCCCTCGCTAATCTCTTTTTTCTCTATATTACTTCTAAATGAAATAACTCCATTATTTACTCCTGATGTAGAAATATATGGAATTTCTCCATCTTTATAAGTATTTTCTGGTTTTCCATAAACTTTTTTTATTTCAAATAAGTCCCCTATTTCAAATTCTTTCCATATTAAATTAGTTAGACTAATTTTTTTCATTTTTTTCACCTTTCAACTTTTGTTCTAGTTTTTCAATCTCTGCTAAATCATTTTCATCTTCTATTAATTTGGCATATTCTTTTCTTTTTTTGTCAAACTCCTTATATCTATCTGATACTATTTTTTTCATAGTTTCGTGTGAAATAGTCCCTGTTCCACTTAAAATTTCTTTATCGTTGAATTCTATTATTTTATCTACATTTTTATACCAAAAATTCATAGTTATACATTCACGATTTTTTGCCTTTAATTCTGCTGTTTCTAAAAATACAACTACAAATCTATTAAGAGTATCTAGCTCATCTTCTGTTAAATAATTTTTTGCTATATAAATATCTTCTTTTCTTACAACACTACCTTTAAATGAAGTAAGCCCCATATTTTTTTCATTGCTATTAGCACGGTCTACTATTAGTTCTGCTGCAGTTTTTCCTGTAACTGCAAAAAGTAATTTATTTTGAGTATTAGCAAAAAAATTAATTATAGCAACATTATTTTTATCATAATCTATACTCAAAGTAAATAAATCCTTTACTTTTTGATAAAACCTTTTCTCAGAGGCTCTAATATCACGGATACGAGCTAACAACTCATCAAAATAATCCCATCTATCCTTTGGATTTTTTAACCTTTCATCGTCCATTACAAATCCTTTTTTCAAATATTCTTTTAGTGTAGAATTTGCCCATATTCTAAATTCAGTCCCTCTTTTTCCACGGATACGAAATCCAACAGCTAATATCATTTCTAAATTATAATAGCTCATTTCTCTCTCAATCGTTCTATTACCTTCTGTTTGAACTTGTCGGAAATTCCGACAAGTTGAAATTTTATCTACTTCTCCCTCATTATAGATATTTAAAATATGCTCCGCTACATTTGAACGAGAACTTGCAAATAATTCTGCTATCTGTTTTTGATTAAGCCAAATACTACCATCTTTTTCATAAAGTTCAACATTTATTTTCCCATCATCACTTTTATAAATTATAATATCATTATTCATTTTTATTATTTTCCCCCTCTTCGTCTATTCCAAACAAATAACCTCTTCCGTGAGTTATCATATTAACTTCAAAAGTTAAATAATCCGCAATAGTTTTATCAAATTCTTCTTCTGTTGGAATTTCATCATTAAAATAATAAAATGAATGTAACCACTCATCATCAGGTTCTATTGTAGTTTTTACACAAAATTTTGTAGGTGTTTCTACATTATTAAACCATACATCTAATAGATGTTTTCTTTTATCTTTTGCACTTGGAGTTTCAATAAGTCCAATATGTTTTGAAACAACAAATCCATCATCTTCAAAATTTATAAATTTAACTATTTTATCCTTAGGGTGCGGATTATGTGCTGTAAAAACAGCTACACACGGATTTGTTCCCACTCTATAAAAAGTATTTTTATTTAAAGTAATTACTCCTTCTAATGTATGATGCTTTAATATATCTTCCTTTATATTTTTTTCATCTTTTGTTTTTCCAGTAAAAGTTGATTGAGGGACAATTACAGCAACTTTTCCATCTTCAACAATACTTTCTAACAAATGTTTAGTAAAACTTATTTCATATAATTCTGGCTTTGATTTACCTCCCATAGAATATGGTGGATTCATCATTCCTATATTACAACCTTTTAATTGTAATTTGCTTGGAATTTCTCTTAGAAAATCTTTATTTTCAATATTTGATTTTCCATCACCACGAAGTATCATATTTGTAGTTGCTATTGTAAACATATAGCTTTGTTCTTCTATTCCAAATAATTGATTTTTTTTGATATTTTTTATCTGCATCTCATCTTTTGTTTTAGAAACCATATTATGCATTGCAGCTATTAAAAATCCTGCTGTTCCACAACAAGGATCTAATACTTTATCTTCAGGTTGTAAATCTAATAAATCACAAAATAATTCTGTTATATGTTTTGGTGTTAAAACAATTCCTAAACTTTGTCCATCTCCACCAGAGTAAGACATAAATTCTCCATAAAATCTGCCCAAAAAATCTTCACTTGAACTATGGTATCTTATATTCTTGTATATACTATTGTATAAAAATTCAGAAAAATATTTTAAAGGTGTCTTCCCTAAACTTTTTTCTATTTCATTTATTTTTGTATTATCTCTAATAATTGTAAATTGGCTTAATAATTTATCTCTTTTTACCTCTGGACTAACTTTTGCTCTTCTTAAATTATTTTCTATTTGAGTATATATTTTTTGCCCATCTGTTGTTATAGTATCTCCAGTAAGATTATCTAAGGAAAAACCATACTCTATTTCTCTTAAAGCTAAAAGAATACCTGATACAATAAGAGGTTTATTTTTATCTTCTATATTTCCATAATTTCTAATATCTTCGTGTAATTTAGCTGCATCTTTTAAAATTTCAGCTGTTTCTTTTTCTGTATCAGTTTCTTCTTTTAAAATTTCTTTTATATAATATTCTTCTATATTTTTTTCATTAAAAGAGATTAAAGTTTCCACTTCTTCCAATTCTTCATAATCTTCTCTTTCATTTATAAAAATAGGAGAGATTTTATGAATTTTTTCATTTCCACTTATTCCAAGAGCTATTATTTTTTTATAATTTGTATTTTTGGATAAATGTTTTCCATAAAATAATGCACCATTCACTGCATAATTTACTATACTACTTTGAGTTTCATCTATCAAATTATCTTTATTTCTTTTTATATGTTTATCTAAATTAGCTTTATCTTCTATTACTAATAAAAAGTCTTTTACAACAGCAATATATTCTGGAAACCCTACATTTCCAGTCCCTTTTTTACTTGCCGTTTTTAAAGCCTCATCTATTTCTTTTATTGAACTTCCTTGATAATCCGCTTTTATTTTAGCTTCCTTTAGTAATTCATATACCCACAAATCTGTATTTACTTCTTTTTTCGCCATTTTCATCTCCAAATACCATATATTATTTTATATTTTTATTATATCATACTTTTATATGACCTATAAAAGTATTTTGATTGTTAACCTTTATAAAAAAAATGGTGTATAATCTTCTCTAAAAAATATATACTGTTAGTATTGAAAAGTAGGGAGGAATTGCAATGAATTTTGAAAAATATATAGAAAAAGAGATTACAAAGGAAGAGGCTTTAGAACTTACTAAACTAAAAGGAAGTGAACTTGTAGAGCTTTTTGCTGTGGCTAATAAAATAAGAGAAAAATTTTGTGGAAATAAAATAGAAACTTGTACAATAACAAATGCAAAATCTGGTAAATGTTCTGAGGATTGCAAATTCTGTGCTCAGTCAGAAAAATACAATACTCATATTCATACTTACCCTTTAAAAGATATAAAAGTTTTAGAAGATGAATGTAAAACAGCTATCGAACATAAAAGTGATAGATTTGCTATTGTTACAAGTGGTAAAGGAATAAAAAAAGGTACACAAGACTATGAAGTTATAAAAAAATTTGCTGAAAATATGTCAAAAGATATTGAAGTTTGCTGTTCTATTGGACTTTTAGATGAAGACGAGCTACAAACTTTAAAAGATGCAGGAGTATCAAGATTTCACTCAAATCTTCAAACATCTATAAAATCATATAAAGATATCGTGGCTACAACTCACAATGTTTTAGATAGAATTGATACAATAAAATCTGCTCAAAAAGTTGGAATGAAAGTTTGTTGTGGTGGAATTATTGGAATGGGAGAAACTTGGGAAGATAGAATTGATATGGCATTTACTTGTAAAGAACTTGGGGTTGATGCTATTCCTCTAAATATTTTAAATCCTATAAAAGGAACTCCATATGGAGAGAGAGAAGTTTTAGATGCTTGCGAGATTTTAAAAACTATCGCTATTTTTAGACTTATTCTAAAAGATAAAAATATAAAAGTAGTAGCTGGTAGAGAAAGTATATTAAAAGATTTTATGGGAAGTGCATTTTTAGCTGGAGCTAATGGACTTATGATAGGTGGATATTTAACCGTCAATGGTAGAAGTGTGGAAGATGATTTTAAATTTATAGAAAATATAAAAAAACTTTGGGAAAAATAGATTTCTTCCATTGCAATAGATTTTTTACTATGATATAATAATAAAAATTTTTTTAGGAGGTTTTACCGATGTACAATCCAAATTACTTAATGATGACAGCAGGACCTACTATGGTTAGAAAAAATGTAATGGAAAAAAGATCTGAATTTTTTGGAAATCCAGATATAGATGATGATTTTTTTAAATTTTATGATGAGCTTAGGGAGAAAACTTCCAAGATTTTTGGTTGTTCAAAATCTAATATAGTTATTATGAGTGGAGAGGGAATGGTTGGACTTGACAGTGCCTGTGCCTCTTTATGTGAAAAAGGAGATAGAGTTCTTATAATAGAAAATGGACTTTTTGGAGCAGGATTTGCTGACCTTGTAAGACCTTATGGTGCTACTCCTGTAACTTTAAGTTTTGATAGTAAAAATAAAATTGATGTAAAAAAAGTAGAAGAATTTTTAGAAAAAGATAGCAACTTTAAATTTGCAACTGTAGTTCACTGTGATACTCCTACTGGAGTTTTAAATGATGTTGAAAGTATTTGTAAACTTTTAAAATCAAAAGGAATTTTAACAGTAGTTGACACTGTTGCTGCTATTGGTGGAGAACATTTTAATATGGAAAGTTTTGGAGCTGACATCGCTCTTGGTGGTTCTCAAAAAGCTTTCTCTGCTCCTCCTGGACTTACTATTTTAGGAGTAAGTGATGATGCTTGGAGAGCTATTAAAAATAGAAAAGAACCTATCCCATCTTTTTATTGCAATCTTTCTTACTGGGACAGTTGTGTAGAAAATAAACTTTTCCCATATACAATGCCAGCTAGTGATATAATGGGATTTGACCAAGCTATTGATAATTTATTAGAAGAGGGAATTGATGAAGTTGTAAAAAGACATCATAAAGTGGCTAAGTATTGTAGAGAAAAAATTCAAGAACTTGGATTAAAACTTTATATTGAAGATGGATTTGCCTCAACTGTTACATCTTTTTATGTACCAGAGGGATTTACACCAAATGAGTTTATAAAACTTTTAAAAGAAAAACATCAAATCCTTATTTCTGGTTCTTACGGAGATTTTGCAAAATATATCCTAAGAGTTGGACATATGGGAGAATCAGCTACAATAGAAAATATTGATAAAGTTATTGCTGGAATAAAAGATATATTAAAATAAAAACTAGGGACTGTTACAAATTAAATATAAGATTAAAAATTACTACAGATTACGAAAAATTGATTTATTAAAAGCTCATTTCACTAAAATCACAAAACTCGCTACGCTCAAACAGTTGTGATTTTTAGCATTCAATATCGCTTTATAAATCTAATTTTTCTCCATAATTTCCGTAATTTTTA from Fusobacterium perfoetens includes:
- the mgrA gene encoding L-glyceraldehyde 3-phosphate reductase, which translates into the protein MKYIADEKRYNDMIYKKCGNSGLYLPILSLGLWQNFGEETPIDLQKKKIFKAFDLGITHFDLANNYGRPADGSAEENFGRILKSDLSQYRDEMIISTKAGYDMWAGPYGNGGSRKYLMASLDQSLKRMGLDYVDIFYHHRPDPDTPLEETMQTLADIVRQGKALYVGISNYKKEEAEKAIKLLKEMKVPCLVNQIRYNMFERWCEEGLLDILSKEGTGCICYSPLAQGALSNKYLKDIPKDSRASREGTTIAERYLSEEKIKKVRELNEIAKDRGQSLAQMALAWNLRKKEVTSVLIGASKVEQIIDNVNTIKNLEFSEDELNRIENILN
- a CDS encoding septal ring lytic transglycosylase RlpA family protein: MRKIIFFMFLISNIIFARTVSWYGRGFEGKVTSSGYIFDSNDLTCASNRYPFGTVLKVTNRDNGKSVKVVVTDTGSFSKKYGRDLDLSRGAFQKIASLKTGIISADIKVVNQKHIFKYKKGAPHFTNQDYRRFLR
- a CDS encoding MipA/OmpV family protein, with translation MKKTLMLLGLGAILAQASFASSIGVGYGVADPVFKNDEKGYFLPFVDYEYNGFFVEGGSASGLSFGYKLFEADNYKFTVYGVPFGGYKVEAGDMDPGYKGIDDRDTQFMGGAELSYTFLPYEITSEIAIEYGKEGGTASFTLKKPYYVTSKLTLVPSVNYTFYNEDFSDYYFGVDQHEANRCSAIKYAYDGKAGSSYGVGVLGDYRFSNNMSFVGFAGVTKLSDDLSNSPIVDNDVISIFGGGVVYSF
- a CDS encoding XdhC family protein, encoding METLILKTLYDKIEKNQSVALVTLIESSGATPRKAGTIMGVTKDEIIGTVGGGLIEFKVIELARQCIEKNENKYFEFDLNGNGQNAIDMSCGGSVKGYIKTFKPNDRIVIVGAGHIGRNLMSILKDSPFEVVVFDDRDENIEGVTVGDIETLIKNLPENPDTYFVVVTKGHKSDFVALKNIFKKEFRYIGMVGSKNKVLETRKKLIEEGIEIPEERFFSPIGLDFSNGTPYEIAVEILAEILAVKNKKEVKHRKLIV
- the yqeB gene encoding selenium-dependent molybdenum cofactor biosynthesis protein YqeB; translation: MKVVIRGGGDLATGVAEVLYQSGFKILILDIEKPSSIRRSVCFSEAIYDGVVKVENIICKKVENENEIEKCWSEKIIPIMVDEKGEIIKKIKPDVVVDSIIAKKNLGTTKEMAPITVALGDGFEAGKDVDIVIETMRGHNLGRIITSGRAMKNTGIPGEIKGVSKDRVIYSKANGRFSSVKKIGDTVQKDEIIGYVGDVEIRGKISGVLRGIIREGYEVTENMKIGDIDPRTEEKNNCFTISDKARSLGGAVLRAIMFRLKEEREKKNGNTYIENSL
- a CDS encoding restriction endonuclease subunit S codes for the protein MKKISLTNLIWKEFEIGDLFEIKKVYGKPENTYKDGEIPYISTSGVNNGVISFRSNIEKKEISEGNCISVDPINVKCFYHIYDFIGRGYSGASVNLLYSKFLNKYNSKFIITAIEKANKEKASYGYLFNGNRLKKGKLLLPINEKGDPNWEYMEDYIKTIELEKSTNLIEYLKSK
- a CDS encoding virulence RhuM family protein, which gives rise to MNNDIIIYKSDDGKINVELYEKDGSIWLNQKQIAELFASSRSNVAEHILNIYNEGEVDKISTCRNFRQVQTEGNRTIEREMSYYNLEMILAVGFRIRGKRGTEFRIWANSTLKEYLKKGFVMDDERLKNPKDRWDYFDELLARIRDIRASEKRFYQKVKDLFTLSIDYDKNNVAIINFFANTQNKLLFAVTGKTAAELIVDRANSNEKNMGLTSFKGSVVRKEDIYIAKNYLTEDELDTLNRFVVVFLETAELKAKNRECITMNFWYKNVDKIIEFNDKEILSGTGTISHETMKKIVSDRYKEFDKKRKEYAKLIEDENDLAEIEKLEQKLKGEKNEKN
- a CDS encoding HsdM family class I SAM-dependent methyltransferase; translation: MAKKEVNTDLWVYELLKEAKIKADYQGSSIKEIDEALKTASKKGTGNVGFPEYIAVVKDFLLVIEDKANLDKHIKRNKDNLIDETQSSIVNYAVNGALFYGKHLSKNTNYKKIIALGISGNEKIHKISPIFINEREDYEELEEVETLISFNEKNIEEYYIKEILKEETDTEKETAEILKDAAKLHEDIRNYGNIEDKNKPLIVSGILLALREIEYGFSLDNLTGDTITTDGQKIYTQIENNLRRAKVSPEVKRDKLLSQFTIIRDNTKINEIEKSLGKTPLKYFSEFLYNSIYKNIRYHSSSEDFLGRFYGEFMSYSGGDGQSLGIVLTPKHITELFCDLLDLQPEDKVLDPCCGTAGFLIAAMHNMVSKTKDEMQIKNIKKNQLFGIEEQSYMFTIATTNMILRGDGKSNIENKDFLREIPSKLQLKGCNIGMMNPPYSMGGKSKPELYEISFTKHLLESIVEDGKVAVIVPQSTFTGKTKDEKNIKEDILKHHTLEGVITLNKNTFYRVGTNPCVAVFTAHNPHPKDKIVKFINFEDDGFVVSKHIGLIETPSAKDKRKHLLDVWFNNVETPTKFCVKTTIEPDDEWLHSFYYFNDEIPTEEEFDKTIADYLTFEVNMITHGRGYLFGIDEEGENNKNE
- the bioB gene encoding biotin synthase BioB — protein: MNFEKYIEKEITKEEALELTKLKGSELVELFAVANKIREKFCGNKIETCTITNAKSGKCSEDCKFCAQSEKYNTHIHTYPLKDIKVLEDECKTAIEHKSDRFAIVTSGKGIKKGTQDYEVIKKFAENMSKDIEVCCSIGLLDEDELQTLKDAGVSRFHSNLQTSIKSYKDIVATTHNVLDRIDTIKSAQKVGMKVCCGGIIGMGETWEDRIDMAFTCKELGVDAIPLNILNPIKGTPYGEREVLDACEILKTIAIFRLILKDKNIKVVAGRESILKDFMGSAFLAGANGLMIGGYLTVNGRSVEDDFKFIENIKKLWEK
- a CDS encoding pyridoxal-phosphate-dependent aminotransferase family protein; amino-acid sequence: MYNPNYLMMTAGPTMVRKNVMEKRSEFFGNPDIDDDFFKFYDELREKTSKIFGCSKSNIVIMSGEGMVGLDSACASLCEKGDRVLIIENGLFGAGFADLVRPYGATPVTLSFDSKNKIDVKKVEEFLEKDSNFKFATVVHCDTPTGVLNDVESICKLLKSKGILTVVDTVAAIGGEHFNMESFGADIALGGSQKAFSAPPGLTILGVSDDAWRAIKNRKEPIPSFYCNLSYWDSCVENKLFPYTMPASDIMGFDQAIDNLLEEGIDEVVKRHHKVAKYCREKIQELGLKLYIEDGFASTVTSFYVPEGFTPNEFIKLLKEKHQILISGSYGDFAKYILRVGHMGESATIENIDKVIAGIKDILK